From a region of the Mycobacterium intracellulare ATCC 13950 genome:
- a CDS encoding MbtH family protein → MQLNPFDDGGSFFVLVNNEEQHSLWPTFTTVPAGWRVVFGQADRAACLHYIEEHWPDIRAKSLRDTPTRAGL, encoded by the coding sequence ATGCAGCTCAATCCGTTCGACGACGGCGGCAGTTTTTTCGTCCTGGTCAATAACGAAGAACAACACAGTCTTTGGCCAACTTTTACTACCGTTCCCGCCGGTTGGAGAGTAGTTTTTGGGCAAGCCGACCGCGCCGCATGCCTGCACTACATCGAAGAACACTGGCCCGATATCCGGGCGAAAAGCCTCCGCGACACGCCGACCCGCGCCGGTTTGTGA
- a CDS encoding GAP family protein has product MWGSVLGLGILAALNPVRLGLALLMISRPRPGPSLLAYWIGGLTVCVPELLLPLMLLNFTPMFGHIAHGSSSPSTGATLGKVQIGLGVIGLSIAAAMTVRFVTRQRVAQPSPDARSPAPSSASAAPIAMPRLLTRVQDVSSDDGSPVRRLLGRIHDAWEGGSSWVAWVIGLISVPVDGVLFIVAIIMASGASLTAQFGAAIAFTVLMYAVVEVILVGYVVTPAKTQSLLRVLHDWVRTYHRQILVILFTVVGVSQLAQGLHIV; this is encoded by the coding sequence ATGTGGGGGTCAGTGCTGGGCTTGGGAATTCTGGCTGCGCTCAACCCGGTTCGTCTCGGGCTCGCCCTGCTGATGATCTCGCGGCCACGGCCGGGACCGAGTCTGCTCGCCTACTGGATCGGCGGGCTGACGGTATGCGTACCCGAGCTCTTGCTCCCCCTGATGCTGCTGAACTTCACCCCCATGTTCGGGCACATCGCGCACGGTTCGTCTTCCCCTTCTACGGGCGCGACCCTCGGAAAGGTTCAAATCGGCCTCGGCGTGATCGGGCTGTCGATCGCGGCGGCGATGACGGTGCGCTTCGTGACGCGCCAGCGGGTGGCGCAACCCTCGCCCGACGCCCGATCGCCGGCACCGTCGTCAGCCTCCGCGGCGCCCATCGCCATGCCGCGGCTGCTGACCCGGGTCCAAGATGTCTCGAGCGACGACGGCTCCCCCGTCCGGCGCCTGCTCGGCCGCATCCACGACGCATGGGAGGGCGGGTCGTCGTGGGTCGCGTGGGTGATCGGGCTGATTTCGGTGCCGGTCGACGGCGTCCTCTTCATCGTCGCGATCATCATGGCCTCGGGCGCGTCGCTCACCGCACAGTTCGGAGCCGCCATCGCGTTCACCGTCCTGATGTACGCCGTCGTCGAGGTGATCCTCGTCGGGTATGTGGTCACGCCGGCCAAGACGCAATCCCTGCTCCGGGTGCTGCACGACTGGGTGCGGACCTACCACCGGCAGATTTTGGTCATCCTGTTCACGGTGGTTGGGGTGTCGCAGCTGGCCCAGGGTCTGCACATCGTCTGA
- a CDS encoding ANTAR domain-containing protein: MRNQGQFDAIAREMVQGVSGVCCVLLDRDLRIRAASRAYERVALREHGELSGQYLFDAFPDNPKDPQATGTSNLASSLEIAMRAGHTHKMRLQRYDIPDPAAPDEFLPKVWRPTNSPLLDHGELVGVVHCVKEVSESSQLLAEVAREVERGDSWDPAELLHTLEAVSAVEASLYAQRQESLALENKQLMRAIETRDVIGQAKGVLMERFNIDAGGAFGLLTRLSQQTNTRVEQIARTLVETKRPPRSA; encoded by the coding sequence ATGCGCAACCAGGGGCAGTTCGACGCGATCGCCCGAGAGATGGTCCAAGGGGTCTCGGGCGTCTGTTGCGTGCTGCTCGACCGCGACCTGCGGATCCGGGCGGCAAGCCGGGCCTACGAGCGCGTCGCGCTCCGGGAACACGGCGAGTTGTCCGGGCAATACCTGTTCGACGCATTCCCCGACAATCCCAAGGACCCGCAGGCGACGGGGACGTCGAACCTCGCGTCGTCCCTCGAGATCGCGATGCGCGCCGGCCACACCCATAAGATGCGGCTGCAGCGCTACGACATCCCCGATCCCGCCGCCCCCGACGAATTCCTGCCCAAGGTGTGGAGGCCGACCAACTCCCCGCTGCTCGACCATGGCGAGCTGGTGGGGGTGGTGCATTGCGTGAAGGAAGTCTCCGAGAGCAGCCAGCTCCTTGCCGAGGTGGCCCGCGAGGTCGAGCGCGGTGACTCCTGGGATCCGGCCGAGCTGCTGCACACGCTCGAGGCCGTCAGCGCCGTGGAAGCCAGTCTTTACGCTCAGCGCCAGGAGTCGCTGGCCCTCGAGAACAAGCAACTGATGCGCGCCATCGAGACCCGAGACGTGATCGGGCAGGCCAAGGGCGTGCTGATGGAACGATTCAATATCGACGCCGGTGGGGCGTTCGGCCTGTTGACCCGCCTCTCGCAGCAGACGAACACCCGGGTCGAGCAGATCGCCCGCACGCTGGTCGAGACGAAGCGCCCTCCGCGCTCGGCCTGA
- a CDS encoding transglutaminase-like domain-containing protein: MGAEIEVEITAATTLEFQIAVAPHPRAEVFESLRFVLNGEQIRPLEVSGLHGNRIHKFDAEVGTLRVDYAATIVGHTDPAPVTEYDQSMYLRPSRYAEADKFYGFAATEFGNDRDPTALLEHVSSWVGTRLNYVPGSSDPIDGAVDTLLAGEGVCRDYAHLVVALLRAVSVPARLVSVYAPGVNPMDFHAVAEAFVEGQWRVVDATLLAPRQTLVRIATGRDAADTAFLDNHKGAITLDRLVVSALVNGELPRDSIDQLVSIR, from the coding sequence GTGGGCGCCGAGATTGAAGTCGAAATCACTGCGGCCACGACGCTGGAGTTCCAGATTGCCGTTGCGCCGCACCCGCGTGCTGAGGTCTTCGAGTCGCTGCGCTTCGTCTTGAACGGAGAGCAAATCCGGCCCTTGGAGGTCAGCGGACTGCACGGCAACCGCATCCACAAGTTCGACGCGGAGGTCGGCACGCTGCGCGTGGACTACGCAGCGACGATCGTGGGGCACACTGATCCGGCTCCGGTGACCGAATACGACCAGTCGATGTACCTGCGGCCGAGCCGTTACGCCGAGGCCGACAAGTTCTATGGTTTCGCCGCCACAGAATTCGGCAATGACCGCGATCCGACGGCGCTGCTGGAGCACGTCAGTTCCTGGGTGGGCACCAGACTCAATTACGTACCCGGCTCGAGCGATCCGATTGACGGGGCGGTGGACACCCTGCTCGCCGGCGAAGGTGTGTGCCGTGACTACGCGCATCTGGTCGTGGCACTTCTGCGAGCGGTCAGCGTGCCGGCCCGCTTGGTATCCGTCTACGCGCCCGGGGTAAATCCGATGGACTTCCACGCGGTCGCCGAAGCTTTCGTCGAGGGGCAATGGCGGGTGGTCGACGCGACGCTGCTGGCGCCGCGACAGACGCTGGTGCGCATCGCCACCGGTCGCGACGCTGCCGACACGGCCTTCCTCGATAATCACAAGGGCGCGATCACGCTGGATCGGCTGGTGGTCAGCGCCCTGGTGAACGGCGAATTGCCCCGGGACTCGATCGACCAACTGGTTTCGATCCGCTGA
- a CDS encoding DUF5994 family protein, whose amino-acid sequence MAPHDDHTTAGGRHAPPLHTPRLRLKPKSPRSGYVDGAWWPHSDDLTAELPDLLAVLSVRLGPVGRVIYNLTEWATAPAKLAFGPQTVRLDGYRRQPVHTVEVLGLNRQRITLLVVSPHTDENDAHTVMMTAAGPNNALTVANLMISGQKVDARE is encoded by the coding sequence ATGGCGCCGCATGACGACCACACCACTGCCGGGGGCCGGCATGCCCCGCCGCTACACACACCGCGCCTGCGCCTGAAACCGAAGTCGCCCCGCAGCGGGTATGTCGATGGAGCGTGGTGGCCGCATAGTGACGACCTGACGGCGGAGCTGCCAGATCTGCTGGCAGTGCTATCGGTTCGGCTTGGTCCCGTGGGTCGTGTCATCTACAACCTCACCGAATGGGCAACGGCGCCAGCAAAATTGGCGTTCGGCCCGCAGACGGTACGGCTCGACGGATACCGCCGCCAGCCGGTTCACACCGTCGAGGTGCTCGGGCTCAATCGCCAGAGAATCACCCTCCTGGTGGTTTCACCGCACACCGACGAAAACGATGCGCACACCGTCATGATGACCGCGGCCGGCCCGAACAACGCCTTGACGGTCGCGAACCTCATGATCAGCGGGCAAAAAGTGGACGCCCGCGAGTAG
- a CDS encoding cold-shock protein, producing MTQGTVKWFNSDKGFGFIAPDGGEKDVFVHHSEIQESGFRSLEENQRVQFEITQGPKGPQAVGVTAL from the coding sequence ATGACACAGGGAACCGTGAAATGGTTCAACAGCGACAAGGGCTTCGGATTCATCGCCCCCGACGGCGGCGAAAAGGATGTATTCGTCCACCATTCTGAGATCCAGGAAAGCGGCTTCCGCAGCCTCGAGGAGAATCAGCGCGTCCAGTTCGAGATCACCCAGGGGCCCAAAGGCCCCCAAGCGGTGGGAGTGACCGCCCTCTAG
- a CDS encoding fatty acid desaturase family protein: MAITEVPEYAHLSDDDVENLAAALDTIRCDVEGSRGTKDRDYIRRAIAFQRCLEVAARLTLIGSRSKAGWALGTAALAAAKCIENMELSHNISHGQWDWMNDPEIHSSTWEWDMVGPSKHWQSSHNHLHHMFTNVVGMDDDLGFGVLRVTRDQEWEPSALAQPLRAVLLALAFEWGVALHGLYAVRDRETTEAGRSAHKRVMIRKMARQAAKDYVFFPALGRRRWRRTLGANVVANGLRNVWAYAVIVCGHFADGAEKFTPSVLENETKPEWYLRQMLGTANFRAGPALAFMSGNLCYQIEHHLFPDLPSNRYPEIAQRVRALCVRYDLPYTTGPLLRQYLLTVRTICKLALPDRFLSATADDAPETASEIRFRDAAGRPHVAIADTDVRRRGLATAMLTRGRRGQPGGRTA; this comes from the coding sequence ATGGCGATTACCGAAGTACCTGAATACGCCCACCTCAGCGATGACGACGTCGAGAACCTCGCGGCCGCACTGGACACGATCCGTTGCGACGTCGAAGGTTCGCGCGGCACCAAGGACCGTGACTACATCCGTCGGGCCATCGCCTTTCAGCGATGCCTGGAGGTCGCGGCCAGACTGACCCTCATCGGCAGCAGATCGAAGGCCGGGTGGGCTCTCGGAACCGCAGCGCTGGCTGCGGCCAAGTGCATCGAGAACATGGAACTCAGCCACAACATCAGCCACGGTCAGTGGGATTGGATGAACGATCCGGAAATCCATTCCAGTACCTGGGAATGGGACATGGTCGGTCCCTCGAAGCACTGGCAGTCCTCTCACAACCACCTGCACCACATGTTCACCAACGTCGTGGGCATGGACGACGACCTCGGATTCGGAGTCCTGCGGGTCACGCGCGATCAGGAGTGGGAGCCGAGCGCCCTGGCGCAGCCGTTGCGCGCGGTGTTGCTGGCGCTGGCATTCGAATGGGGCGTCGCGCTGCATGGCCTGTACGCGGTGCGGGATCGCGAGACAACAGAGGCCGGTAGATCTGCCCACAAACGGGTGATGATCCGCAAGATGGCTCGCCAGGCCGCAAAGGATTACGTCTTCTTTCCTGCGCTGGGCCGACGTCGATGGCGCCGCACGCTCGGCGCGAACGTGGTGGCCAACGGGTTACGCAACGTGTGGGCGTACGCGGTCATCGTCTGCGGTCACTTCGCGGACGGAGCGGAAAAGTTCACCCCGTCGGTCTTGGAGAACGAGACGAAACCCGAATGGTATCTCCGGCAGATGCTCGGGACCGCCAACTTCCGAGCCGGTCCGGCGTTGGCGTTCATGAGCGGAAACCTCTGCTATCAAATCGAACACCACCTGTTTCCCGATCTACCGAGCAATCGTTACCCCGAGATCGCTCAACGGGTTCGCGCGCTGTGCGTCAGATACGACTTGCCCTACACCACCGGTCCGCTGCTCCGGCAGTACCTGCTCACCGTCCGCACGATCTGCAAATTGGCGCTGCCCGACCGATTTTTGTCCGCGACCGCCGACGACGCGCCAGAGACAGCGTCCGAGATTAGATTTCGGGACGCCGCGGGCCGGCCGCACGTAGCAATCGCGGACACTGACGTGAGGCGACGCGGGTTGGCGACGGCGATGCTCACCCGCGGTAGACGAGGCCAGCCGGGGGGCCGCACCGCCTAG
- a CDS encoding succinic semialdehyde dehydrogenase, with product MPAPSAEVFDRLRQLAAIKDATARQTKTIDEVFTGKPLTTIPVGTAEDVEAAFAEARAAQADWANRPVSERVDVISRYRDLVVENREFLMDLLQAEAGKARWAAQEEIVDLVANANYYARVSADLLKPRTVQSLLPGIGKTTVGYQPKGVVGVISPWNYPMTLTASDSVPALLAGNAVVLKPDSQTPYCALACAELLYRAGLPRALYAVVPGPGSVVGTAIIDNCDYLMFTGSTATGRQLAEHAGRRLIGFSAELGGKNAMIVTRGANLDKAAKAATRACFSNAGQLCISIERIYVEKDIADDFIGKFGAAVRSMKLGSAYDFSIDMGSLISAGQLDTVTDHVDDAKAKGAKVIAGGKARPDLGPLFYEPTVLTDVTPEMECAANETFGPVVSIYPVADVDEAVEKANATEYGLNASVFAGSSAEGQQIAARLRSGTVNVNEGYAFAWGSLGAPMGGMGQSGVGRRHGPEGLLKYTESQTIATARVFNLDPPLGIPSTLWQKSLLPIVRTVMKIPGRN from the coding sequence ATGCCCGCACCGTCAGCCGAGGTCTTCGACCGCCTGCGCCAGTTGGCCGCGATCAAGGACGCCACCGCACGCCAGACCAAGACGATCGACGAGGTCTTCACCGGCAAGCCGCTGACCACCATCCCCGTCGGCACGGCCGAAGACGTCGAAGCCGCCTTCGCCGAGGCGCGCGCGGCGCAGGCCGACTGGGCGAACCGTCCGGTCAGCGAGCGCGTCGATGTCATCAGCCGGTATCGCGACCTGGTCGTCGAGAACCGCGAGTTCCTGATGGATCTCCTGCAGGCCGAGGCGGGCAAGGCCCGATGGGCCGCACAGGAGGAGATCGTCGACCTGGTCGCCAACGCGAATTACTATGCGCGGGTCTCCGCGGACCTGCTGAAGCCGCGCACGGTGCAGTCGCTGCTCCCGGGCATCGGCAAGACCACGGTGGGTTACCAGCCCAAGGGCGTGGTCGGGGTGATTTCGCCGTGGAACTATCCGATGACCCTGACGGCGTCGGACTCGGTGCCCGCGCTGCTGGCCGGTAACGCGGTGGTGCTCAAGCCGGACAGCCAGACCCCGTATTGCGCGCTCGCGTGCGCCGAGCTTTTGTATCGCGCCGGCCTGCCGCGAGCGCTCTACGCGGTGGTGCCCGGACCGGGCTCGGTGGTCGGCACCGCGATCATCGACAACTGCGACTACCTGATGTTCACCGGCTCGACCGCCACCGGCAGGCAGCTCGCCGAGCACGCCGGCCGGCGGCTGATCGGTTTCTCCGCCGAGCTCGGCGGCAAGAACGCGATGATCGTCACGCGCGGCGCCAACCTCGACAAGGCGGCCAAGGCGGCCACCCGCGCATGCTTTTCGAACGCGGGCCAGCTGTGCATCTCCATCGAGCGGATCTACGTCGAGAAAGACATCGCCGACGATTTCATCGGCAAGTTCGGCGCCGCGGTGCGCAGCATGAAGCTGGGCTCCGCGTATGACTTCTCGATTGACATGGGAAGCCTGATCTCCGCCGGCCAGCTGGACACCGTAACCGACCATGTGGACGACGCGAAAGCCAAGGGCGCCAAGGTGATCGCCGGCGGCAAGGCTCGCCCCGACCTCGGGCCGCTGTTCTACGAGCCCACGGTGCTGACCGACGTGACGCCGGAGATGGAGTGCGCGGCCAACGAGACGTTCGGCCCGGTCGTCTCGATCTATCCGGTGGCCGACGTCGACGAGGCGGTCGAGAAGGCCAACGCCACCGAGTACGGGCTCAACGCCAGCGTTTTCGCGGGTTCCTCCGCCGAGGGCCAGCAGATCGCCGCCCGGCTGCGGTCGGGGACGGTGAACGTCAACGAGGGTTATGCGTTCGCGTGGGGCAGCCTCGGCGCACCGATGGGCGGGATGGGCCAGTCCGGCGTCGGGCGCCGCCACGGTCCCGAGGGCCTGTTGAAGTACACCGAATCGCAGACGATCGCGACCGCACGCGTGTTCAATCTTGATCCGCCGCTTGGCATTCCGTCGACCCTGTGGCAGAAGTCGCTGTTGCCCATCGTACGGACCGTGATGAAGATTCCCGGGCGGAACTGA
- a CDS encoding DUF4383 domain-containing protein, with protein sequence MRWSFAQVGLLIICVFHVIQAVIGFIMNPSFAIGPTAPTVQLFGMDYNGWHAVAGLALFAPGLVFAMRKSWSVLYLLLAAIAGALPGIWAFFSHRVAFVFTFPNNVTDAVVHLVTAAIMVAVAAVQIRMDGGLKQSLADLRKAR encoded by the coding sequence GTGAGGTGGAGTTTCGCCCAGGTCGGGCTGCTGATCATTTGTGTTTTCCACGTCATTCAGGCGGTGATCGGCTTCATCATGAATCCCAGTTTCGCGATCGGGCCCACCGCGCCGACCGTCCAGCTGTTCGGAATGGACTACAACGGGTGGCATGCCGTCGCCGGCCTTGCGTTGTTCGCTCCAGGCCTGGTCTTCGCGATGCGCAAGTCGTGGTCCGTGTTGTATCTGCTGCTCGCCGCGATCGCCGGTGCGCTGCCGGGCATTTGGGCGTTCTTCTCGCATCGGGTCGCGTTCGTGTTCACGTTTCCCAACAACGTCACCGACGCGGTGGTCCACCTGGTGACCGCCGCGATCATGGTGGCGGTGGCCGCCGTGCAAATCCGGATGGACGGCGGGCTCAAGCAATCGCTCGCCGACCTCCGGAAGGCGCGGTAG
- a CDS encoding DUF6338 family protein: MIGTLQALLVAVFAVLPGALYTLARESFGATWAWRQTDTATQIFRFLSASALFHAIFAPLTYIAYQTLVVTDALAYGDRISWWWWAAIGAYVSVPYLLGYTTEWSRDWKESSRRLLKRPKRGVKALLSFIGGKDPEPRAWDWFFSKGPVGIVRLQLMNEEWKAGLWADSFASGYGEDGDLYIAETYLIENDGQLQLEEDGQPIPGGVGLLIRWSEVRYLEFSPWLTEETDNGEDGDDG; encoded by the coding sequence ATGATTGGAACTTTGCAAGCGCTTCTGGTAGCCGTCTTCGCGGTGCTACCGGGCGCCTTGTACACGCTTGCCCGCGAAAGTTTTGGTGCAACTTGGGCATGGCGACAAACCGACACGGCAACTCAAATTTTCCGCTTCCTCAGTGCGTCAGCGCTGTTTCATGCAATATTCGCTCCACTTACCTACATTGCGTATCAGACGCTTGTGGTCACTGATGCTCTCGCGTACGGCGACCGGATCTCGTGGTGGTGGTGGGCCGCCATAGGGGCGTATGTCAGCGTCCCTTATCTCTTGGGTTACACGACGGAGTGGTCGCGCGACTGGAAAGAATCCTCACGGCGCCTTCTGAAACGGCCGAAGCGCGGCGTCAAGGCGCTGCTTAGTTTCATCGGCGGGAAGGATCCGGAACCGCGGGCATGGGATTGGTTCTTCTCCAAGGGGCCAGTCGGGATCGTTCGCCTGCAACTGATGAATGAAGAGTGGAAGGCTGGGTTATGGGCCGATTCGTTTGCCAGCGGCTACGGGGAGGACGGCGATTTGTACATCGCCGAAACGTACCTCATCGAGAACGATGGACAGCTGCAACTCGAGGAGGACGGGCAGCCTATACCCGGCGGCGTCGGACTCCTGATCCGCTGGTCAGAAGTTAGATATCTTGAATTTAGTCCGTGGCTAACGGAGGAAACCGACAACGGCGAGGACGGGGACGATGGCTGA
- a CDS encoding ORC-CDC6 family AAA ATPase translates to MSAQLRDTFVDSGVAAALESIDHQVLYGRRGTGKTHALRYLAATRAEYGDIGIYIDLRIIGSAEGLFDPERASPIARTSRLLANLLLEVHDAILEAVLNDDELIADEAIAQNLDFLDQALRNTRVEGGQVEESYEHQNEKKEKASLRARFSLTRLSANAMAGVGMSNSDQNRQSAKRKGEERPSLNFGEIARSLRAVAESLRARRIWLLLDEWSSVPLDMQPYLGEFLVRCVTPVQGFTVKIAAIEQQTRFRTTTANNETIGIELGADFAANVDLDDFMVFEHDRERARDFFRGLLFKHLTAGASDAEQVPGLRTERDLVSMGFTSKRVFDELVRASEGVPRDAINIAAKAAVRAGDRQISMPEVRRASRQWFQTDKESALRGVTGGIELLNWVIDTVIREKRARGFLVNQRSSGERLLTALFDARVLHLVRRGYSAQDEPGERYDVYVIDYGAYVDLINTQNAPRGLLAVDLDGDDIDDSDGGWVEVPEQDLRALRRAVLNLDEFLKANPQYK, encoded by the coding sequence AGCCCTCGAGTCTATTGATCACCAAGTCCTTTACGGCAGGCGCGGCACAGGCAAGACGCACGCCCTGAGATACCTTGCTGCGACGCGGGCCGAGTACGGGGATATTGGCATCTACATTGACCTACGAATCATCGGCTCGGCCGAGGGGTTGTTCGACCCGGAGCGCGCCTCGCCGATCGCGCGGACATCGAGGCTCCTTGCCAACCTCCTCTTGGAGGTTCACGACGCGATCCTCGAGGCGGTGTTAAACGACGACGAACTCATCGCAGATGAAGCAATCGCGCAGAACCTCGATTTCCTGGACCAAGCCCTGCGCAACACGCGCGTCGAGGGAGGGCAGGTCGAAGAATCCTACGAGCATCAAAACGAGAAGAAGGAGAAAGCATCACTGCGGGCAAGGTTTTCGTTAACCCGGCTCTCCGCTAATGCGATGGCGGGTGTCGGAATGTCGAATTCCGATCAAAACAGGCAATCAGCGAAACGCAAAGGTGAGGAGCGGCCTAGCCTCAACTTCGGCGAGATCGCACGTTCATTGCGCGCAGTGGCGGAATCGCTGAGGGCCCGCCGAATCTGGCTTCTGCTGGATGAATGGAGCAGCGTGCCCCTGGATATGCAGCCCTACCTGGGTGAATTCCTCGTGCGTTGCGTAACACCAGTTCAGGGTTTCACCGTCAAAATTGCCGCGATCGAGCAGCAGACGCGCTTTCGAACGACCACGGCGAATAACGAAACCATCGGAATCGAGCTCGGTGCCGATTTTGCTGCCAACGTCGATCTCGATGATTTCATGGTGTTCGAGCATGATCGCGAACGGGCGCGAGACTTCTTCCGTGGCTTGCTTTTTAAGCATCTGACGGCGGGGGCCAGCGACGCAGAGCAGGTGCCGGGCCTTCGAACTGAGCGTGATCTGGTGTCGATGGGCTTTACTAGCAAGCGGGTATTCGATGAGCTGGTCCGCGCATCCGAAGGCGTGCCGCGCGACGCGATCAACATCGCAGCGAAGGCGGCCGTTCGGGCTGGCGATCGCCAGATATCGATGCCGGAGGTGCGGCGCGCCAGCCGCCAGTGGTTCCAAACGGATAAGGAATCTGCGCTGCGCGGTGTAACCGGCGGTATAGAGCTGCTCAACTGGGTAATTGATACGGTCATCCGTGAGAAGCGTGCCCGCGGCTTCTTGGTCAATCAGCGCTCTTCAGGCGAGCGGCTTCTTACTGCGCTTTTCGACGCGCGTGTGTTGCACCTGGTCCGCCGCGGCTACTCCGCTCAAGACGAGCCGGGCGAGCGGTATGACGTCTACGTTATCGACTACGGCGCGTACGTCGATTTGATCAACACCCAAAATGCGCCCCGGGGACTACTCGCGGTTGATCTAGATGGTGATGACATAGACGACTCCGACGGCGGCTGGGTCGAAGTACCGGAACAGGATCTACGTGCATTGCGTCGAGCGGTTCTGAATCTCGACGAGTTCCTAAAGGCCAACCCGCAATACAAGTGA